In Bos mutus isolate GX-2022 chromosome 2, NWIPB_WYAK_1.1, whole genome shotgun sequence, one DNA window encodes the following:
- the ACTL8 gene encoding actin-like protein 8 gives MSGRTIIIDHGSAFLKAGLSGWNEPQLVLPSVVNYIPCRENPGPSYARRRVSLGIDICRPDTFSYPVQRGRVINWEGVEHIWSFILEKHRLEHEDFPVIITESPLKEPVDRQKTLEILFELLNVPSVLLADQLEMSLYSSGLLTGVVVDSGCGLTRVQPFHLGRPLRPGATTLEFAGQDLSVYLFKSLFKEDYNRHNLFQLDTVASTQMRKCYVPQNLGDELDFYQNLPDGADERNSYHLPDGTAVELTPMQRLAPEMFFSPQVFGLQGPSLAQAAMDSIEACEASLRPLLASHVAPCGGNTLYPGFTMRLYQLLASHFFPTKASVFAGSNRHFSVWLGASVVAHLSTYKSEWLTKEEYDERFRL, from the exons ATGTCTGGAAGAACCATCATCATTGACCACGGCTCTGCCTTTCTGAAGGCTGGCTTGTCGGGCTGGAATGAGCCGCAGCTGGTCTTACCCAGTGTCGTGAACTACATCCCCTGCCGGGAGAACCCGGGCCCCAGCTACGCTCGGCGGCGTGTGAGTCTTGGCATCGACATTTGCCGACCCGACACCTTCAGCTACCCCGTGCAGCGGGGCCGCGTCATCAACTGGGAGGGTGTGGAGCACATCTGGTCGTTCATCCTGGAGAAGCATCGGCTGGAGCACGAGGACTTCCCTGTGATCATCACAGAGAGCCCCCTGAAGGAGCCCGTGGACCGTCAGAAAACCCTGGAG ATCCTGTTTGAGTTGCTGAACGTGCCGTCCGTCCTCCTGGCCGACCAGCTGGAGATGTCGCTGTACTCGTCCGGCCTGCTGACGGGCGTGGTGGTGGACTCAGGCTGTGGCCTGACGCGCGTGCAGCCCTTCCACCTGGGCCGCCCGCTGCGGCCCGGGGCGACGACGCTGGAGTTCGCGGGCCAGGACCTCTCGGTCTATCTCTTCAAGAGCCTCTTCAAGGAAGACTACAATCGCCACAACCTGTTCCAGCTGGACACCGTGGCCAGCACCCAGATGCGTAAGTGCTACGTGCCACAGAACCTGGGGGACGAGCTGGACTTCTACCAGAACCTGCCGGACGGCGCCGACGAGCGCAACAGCTACCATCTGCCGGACGGCACCGCGGTGGAGCTGACCCCTATGCAGCGGCTGGCCCCCGAGATGTTCTTCAGCCCCCAGGTGTTCGGCCTGCAGGGGCCCAGCCTCGCCCAGGCCGCCATGGACTCCATCGAGGCCTGCGAGGCCAGCCTGCGCCCGCTGCTCGCCTCTCACGTGGCGCCCTGCGGGGGCAACACCCTCTACCCCGGCTTCACCATGCGCCTCTACCAGCTGCTCGCCAGCCATTTCTTCCCCACCAAGGCGTCCGTGTTTGCGGGCTCCAACAGGCATTTCAGTGTCTGGCTGGGAGCGTCCGTGGTGGCTCACCTGTCGACGTACAAGTCCGAGTGGCTGACGAAGGAGGAGTATGACGAGAGGTTCCGGCTGTAG